A region of Candidatus Poseidoniia archaeon DNA encodes the following proteins:
- a CDS encoding DUF4350 domain-containing protein, translating to MGDLKLWWDRYGLKLTALVAAALIIGAIYPQLASRSQNPSQLSAWDSDWNDLSRFADDMEARGYTTQSLLSSPQALGELTGEQRNSTVLVILGVERAYTEPEAKAIHEFVKQGGRVLLADDFGHGNSAVSGLYSVGASFFGNRLYDRNHWEEAYHPHNSSYVIVDAAITHYGFSGQLLLSEPTALTIAEGGKAIPLARSSVQAFVDLDGDGIGDSDEGAFSIGGAVVMAEVEIGSGRMVMLSDPSLFINSLYDELDNREFARALIDSLAQGSNATLLFDESRHLQPDFLSLVYVQLFGYVVFAGSNEVARIIFLAAILLGAEVALMRTRNPLAWRHLHNLYRGRSTNYRVPHAHYVHPDTIREVFLNRVRIEHGYSREEFDMLSGTRLEELLGDETLVRFIVNRDAKLRQEQVLKAISRWSK from the coding sequence GTGGGCGACCTGAAGCTGTGGTGGGACCGCTACGGCCTCAAGCTGACAGCGCTCGTCGCGGCGGCGCTGATTATCGGCGCAATCTACCCGCAGCTGGCGAGCCGCTCGCAGAACCCGTCGCAGCTCTCGGCATGGGACTCCGACTGGAACGACCTCTCCCGCTTCGCAGACGACATGGAGGCGCGCGGCTACACGACGCAGTCGCTGCTCTCGAGCCCGCAGGCGCTGGGGGAGCTTACGGGCGAGCAGCGCAACTCGACCGTGCTGGTCATCCTGGGCGTCGAGCGCGCCTACACCGAGCCGGAGGCGAAGGCGATTCACGAGTTCGTCAAGCAGGGTGGGCGGGTGCTGCTGGCGGACGATTTCGGCCACGGCAATTCGGCTGTTTCGGGGCTTTACTCTGTCGGCGCCAGCTTCTTCGGAAACCGGCTCTACGACCGCAACCACTGGGAGGAAGCCTACCACCCCCACAACTCATCCTACGTCATCGTTGATGCCGCCATCACGCATTACGGCTTCAGCGGACAGCTGCTGCTCTCGGAGCCGACCGCGCTGACGATTGCCGAAGGAGGCAAGGCGATTCCGCTGGCGCGCTCCTCAGTGCAGGCGTTCGTCGACCTGGATGGCGACGGGATTGGCGACAGCGACGAGGGCGCGTTCTCCATTGGCGGCGCGGTGGTGATGGCGGAAGTGGAAATCGGCAGCGGCCGTATGGTGATGCTCTCCGACCCGAGCCTCTTCATCAATTCGCTCTATGACGAACTCGATAACCGCGAATTCGCGCGGGCACTTATTGACAGCCTGGCGCAGGGGAGCAACGCGACGCTACTCTTCGATGAGAGTCGCCACCTGCAACCCGATTTCCTCTCACTGGTCTACGTCCAGCTCTTCGGCTACGTCGTCTTCGCCGGCAGCAACGAGGTGGCGCGCATCATCTTCCTCGCCGCCATCCTGCTCGGTGCCGAAGTGGCGCTGATGCGCACGCGCAACCCGCTGGCGTGGCGCCACCTGCACAACCTCTACCGCGGGCGCAGCACCAACTATCGCGTGCCGCACGCGCACTACGTCCACCCCGATACCATTCGCGAGGTGTTCCTCAACCGGGTGCGGATTGAACATGGCTACTCACGCGAGGAGTTCGACATGCTCTCCGGAACACGGCTGGAAGAGCTGCTGGGTGACGAAACGCTAGTGCGGTTTATTGTAAATAGGGATGCAAAGCTGCGACAGGAGCAGGTGCT